One segment of Qingrenia yutianensis DNA contains the following:
- a CDS encoding CopG family ribbon-helix-helix protein, whose protein sequence is MAHHKKILISVSDSLLEEVDLLAQRQNVNRSEFIREAMRLYIKDRKKQQHAEMMKKGYEDMAKINLEFASVCFEADCQQQQSYEEKLSECE, encoded by the coding sequence TTGGCACATCACAAAAAAATACTGATTAGTGTTTCCGATTCGCTGCTTGAAGAAGTGGATTTGCTTGCACAACGGCAAAATGTTAACAGAAGTGAATTTATCCGCGAGGCAATGCGGCTTTATATCAAAGACCGAAAAAAGCAGCAGCACGCCGAGATGATGAAAAAGGGCTACGAGGATATGGCGAAAATCAACTTGGAATTTGCAAGTGTTTGCTTTGAAGCGGACTGTCAGCAGCAGCAGAGCTACGAGGAGAAACTTTCGGAGTGTGAATAA
- a CDS encoding DUF6106 family protein, which yields MDVFCEYIVKVKKNPVELTISALGIILAVILLGFSLFFLFTPFSSFVLLIDAGVVYGAYILITHFNVEYEYILTNGDIDIDKIIAKRKRKRVLSFSTKEFEIVAPYKQGENYTNVFDLGTRNYENAYYAVFSKDGQKKTLVFNPPQKMIEAMKTYSPRTVHLKGEIENY from the coding sequence ATGGACGTTTTTTGCGAGTATATCGTAAAGGTGAAAAAAAATCCTGTTGAACTCACAATTTCGGCGCTGGGGATTATTTTGGCAGTAATTCTTCTTGGTTTTTCGCTATTCTTTTTGTTTACACCGTTTTCGAGCTTTGTTCTGCTCATAGACGCCGGAGTTGTTTACGGCGCGTATATTCTTATCACGCATTTTAATGTGGAATATGAATATATTCTCACAAACGGCGATATCGACATTGACAAAATCATAGCGAAAAGAAAGAGAAAAAGAGTTTTGAGCTTTTCGACGAAAGAATTTGAGATTGTTGCGCCGTATAAGCAGGGCGAGAATTACACGAACGTGTTTGACCTCGGAACAAGAAATTACGAAAATGCTTATTATGCGGTGTTCTCGAAAGACGGGCAGAAAAAAACTCTCGTTTTCAATCCGCCACAAAAGATGATTGAGGCAATGAAGACATATTCGCCGAGAACCGTTCATTTAAAAGGCGAGATTGAAAATTATTAA
- the alr gene encoding alanine racemase translates to MRVWKEIKLDAVKNNVKNIRGLLKDGTRLLAVIKADAYGHGAVEVAKSLLFDGGADYFGVATYGEAEQLRRAGINTPVLILGAVFGDEYAELVKDNITLTVFDFDTAKKLSDTAKKLGKTAKIHIKIDTGMARIGFLPSEDAVEEIIKISKLDGIEIEGMFSHFAKADEADKMPTRVQFEKFMFIKNELLKRGIKIPICHICNSAGIIDFPEYHLDMVRSGIITYGYYPSDFVNKDALKLESAMSFKSRVVHIKTVEAGTSVSYGGTFTAKEKMKIATVSAGYADGYNRLLSNKADVIINGERCRVLGRVCMDQLMVDATHLKNINLGDEVILFGKSGNNTVTVEETAEIIGTINYEVLCSLSKRVPGVYIHGA, encoded by the coding sequence ATGAGGGTTTGGAAAGAGATAAAACTTGACGCGGTAAAGAACAATGTAAAAAACATACGCGGACTTTTAAAGGACGGCACGCGTCTGCTGGCTGTTATCAAGGCGGACGCATACGGTCACGGCGCGGTTGAGGTTGCAAAGTCGCTTTTGTTTGACGGAGGCGCTGACTATTTCGGCGTTGCAACCTACGGCGAGGCGGAACAGCTCCGCAGAGCTGGAATAAACACGCCCGTTCTCATTCTCGGCGCGGTGTTCGGCGACGAATATGCCGAGCTTGTGAAAGACAACATCACGCTCACGGTTTTTGATTTTGACACCGCGAAAAAGCTTTCGGACACCGCGAAAAAACTCGGGAAAACCGCGAAAATTCACATTAAAATCGACACGGGAATGGCACGGATAGGATTTTTGCCAAGCGAGGACGCAGTGGAGGAAATTATAAAAATTTCAAAGCTTGACGGCATAGAAATCGAGGGAATGTTTTCGCATTTCGCAAAGGCGGACGAAGCGGACAAAATGCCTACCAGAGTGCAGTTTGAAAAGTTTATGTTTATAAAAAATGAGCTTTTGAAAAGGGGAATAAAAATTCCCATATGCCACATCTGCAACAGCGCCGGAATTATAGATTTTCCCGAATACCACCTTGATATGGTGCGCAGCGGAATTATAACTTACGGTTATTACCCGTCGGATTTTGTGAACAAAGATGCGTTAAAGCTTGAAAGCGCAATGAGCTTTAAAAGCAGGGTTGTGCACATTAAAACGGTGGAGGCAGGAACGAGCGTAAGTTACGGCGGAACGTTTACCGCAAAGGAAAAAATGAAAATCGCAACCGTTTCGGCAGGATATGCCGACGGCTACAACAGGCTTCTTTCAAACAAAGCGGACGTCATTATAAACGGCGAGAGGTGCAGGGTTTTGGGGCGCGTTTGTATGGATCAGCTTATGGTTGACGCAACTCATCTTAAAAATATAAATTTGGGTGATGAGGTTATATTATTTGGAAAAAGCGGTAATAATACTGTTACCGTAGAAGAAACTGCTGAAATTATAGGAACAATAAACTATGAGGTGTTGTGCAGCTTGAGCAAGCGCGTTCCCGGGGTTTACATACACGGGGCTTAA
- a CDS encoding type II toxin-antitoxin system PemK/MazF family toxin produces MIVKRGDVFYADLSPVVGSEQGGVRPVLVIQNDIGNKYSPTVIIAAVTSQINKAKLPTHIEISGDEYGLNKDSVILAEQVRTIDKRRLKEKIGHLDEELMARVNEALEISFGLEE; encoded by the coding sequence ATGATTGTAAAACGCGGCGATGTTTTTTATGCTGATTTAAGCCCTGTTGTCGGTTCGGAACAGGGCGGTGTAAGACCCGTTTTGGTTATCCAGAACGATATTGGAAACAAATACAGTCCGACTGTGATTATCGCAGCCGTTACATCTCAAATCAACAAAGCAAAGCTGCCCACGCACATTGAAATTTCGGGCGACGAGTACGGACTTAACAAAGACTCGGTTATTCTTGCCGAGCAGGTGCGGACTATTGACAAAAGACGGCTTAAAGAAAAAATCGGACATCTGGACGAGGAGCTTATGGCAAGGGTGAACGAGGCTCTTGAAATCAGCTTCGGACTTGAAGAGTAG
- the lspA gene encoding signal peptidase II, with the protein MLYVILSVVLVIADQLTKALTVKNIPFEESINVISGILSFTYIKNTGAAWGIFSGRRYFFIIFTALVLIALTFVIIKKRTPNKIFNFAISLIYAGAVGNFLDRIFRHGSVVDMIKLDFINYPVFNFADCCVVVGAVLLCVYIVFYYDADKARKKEKTAESSEENGNG; encoded by the coding sequence GTGCTTTACGTTATTTTGTCGGTTGTGCTTGTTATAGCCGACCAGCTTACAAAGGCTTTAACGGTGAAAAATATTCCGTTTGAAGAAAGCATAAACGTTATAAGCGGTATTTTATCGTTTACTTACATTAAAAATACGGGCGCGGCTTGGGGCATTTTTTCGGGCAGACGGTACTTTTTTATAATTTTCACCGCTCTTGTGCTCATCGCGCTCACATTTGTGATAATAAAAAAACGCACGCCGAATAAAATTTTCAACTTCGCGATTTCGCTTATTTATGCCGGTGCGGTAGGAAATTTTCTCGACAGAATTTTCCGTCACGGCAGTGTTGTGGATATGATAAAGCTTGATTTTATAAACTATCCCGTGTTCAATTTTGCCGATTGCTGTGTGGTTGTCGGCGCGGTTTTGCTTTGCGTTTACATTGTATTTTATTATGACGCGGACAAGGCGCGGAAAAAGGAAAAAACGGCTGAAAGCAGTGAGGAAAACGGCAATGGATAA
- a CDS encoding HutP family protein, whose amino-acid sequence MNENEIGSRDVAAAAISIALTKGRSAEREYIEEKSKDGFVCSAVDYGGEFITNINKIVERAVVSAVREGVISSTHREEGAVIGATREAITQVMDKAIGLNVGGKIGIARYKEHLCVCIFFAIGMLHLNEVGIGLGHRVI is encoded by the coding sequence ATGAACGAAAATGAAATCGGCAGCCGTGACGTGGCAGCCGCGGCGATTTCCATTGCACTCACAAAAGGCAGAAGCGCCGAGCGTGAGTACATAGAAGAAAAAAGCAAGGACGGATTTGTGTGTTCCGCGGTCGATTACGGCGGAGAATTTATAACCAACATCAACAAAATTGTTGAGCGCGCGGTGGTTTCTGCGGTGCGCGAGGGAGTTATTTCGAGCACTCACCGTGAGGAGGGCGCCGTTATCGGTGCAACGCGTGAGGCTATTACGCAGGTTATGGATAAGGCAATCGGGCTTAACGTCGGCGGAAAAATCGGCATTGCAAGGTATAAAGAGCACCTTTGCGTGTGCATATTTTTTGCAATCGGTATGCTTCACCTAAACGAAGTCGGCATAGGCTTGGGACACCGCGTTATTTAA
- a CDS encoding lysophospholipid acyltransferase family protein: MILRIVEFLVKVFCRVIFRIEISGMENIPDNGACMVCANHQSNWDPVILILFLKRKVHFMAKSELFENFFLNKLLTSEGVIPIKRGAADIKAIKSSMEVLKNGEVLGMFPTGTRTKQMNGADAKKGAALIASRTGANVVPIYINASYKPFSKIKINIGKCMDLTELKGKKLTPEELEVLSGDIYGEIKKLAGDTKNV; encoded by the coding sequence ATGATTTTAAGAATTGTTGAGTTTCTGGTAAAAGTATTTTGCCGTGTGATTTTCAGAATAGAAATTTCGGGTATGGAAAATATCCCCGACAACGGTGCGTGTATGGTGTGCGCAAACCACCAAAGCAACTGGGATCCCGTCATTCTGATACTGTTTTTAAAGCGGAAAGTCCATTTTATGGCGAAAAGCGAGCTGTTTGAAAATTTCTTTTTAAACAAGCTTTTGACGAGTGAGGGTGTTATTCCCATAAAGCGCGGTGCGGCGGATATTAAGGCAATAAAAAGCTCTATGGAGGTTCTTAAAAACGGCGAGGTTTTGGGGATGTTTCCGACGGGCACGCGCACAAAACAAATGAACGGCGCGGACGCGAAAAAAGGCGCGGCGCTTATCGCGTCGAGAACGGGTGCAAATGTTGTGCCGATATACATTAACGCAAGTTATAAACCTTTTTCAAAGATAAAAATAAACATCGGCAAATGTATGGATTTGACCGAACTTAAAGGCAAAAAACTCACTCCAGAGGAGCTTGAAGTTTTGAGCGGTGACATTTACGGAGAAATTAAAAAACTTGCCGGAGATACAAAAAATGTGTAA
- a CDS encoding cold shock domain-containing protein yields the protein MQKGTVKWFNAEKGYGFIECEDGTDVFVHFSAITMDGYKSLAEGDNVEFEVIEGNKGPQAANVTKC from the coding sequence ATGCAAAAAGGTACAGTTAAATGGTTTAATGCTGAAAAAGGCTACGGCTTCATCGAATGCGAAGACGGTACAGACGTTTTTGTTCATTTTTCGGCTATTACAATGGACGGCTACAAATCACTTGCAGAGGGTGATAACGTAGAATTTGAAGTTATCGAAGGAAACAAAGGCCCTCAAGCTGCCAACGTTACAAAGTGCTAA
- a CDS encoding NAD(P)H-hydrate dehydratase, giving the protein MSIGVDILKISRLEKLASKTEFLNKLFSQKEIEYFKSRSYNINTVAGAFCAKEALAKAIGCGLSRLPLTEISVVRDELGKPFFEFSEKAKEILKTYSDKNFALTISHDNDMAAAVVFADFDENHTRFVSAVQKSDVENGNIISLAKAVKLLPKRAENSHKGTFGRAFAVAGSTGFTGAARLACEAILKTGSGLITLGTPRSLNNIFEITLKEVMTYPLCDDNGVLTKDAFDAILKFSQKCNVCLIGCGMSLTDGTRYIVENIVKQCEKPLVIDADGINALALNINVLTSHRQEIVLTPHIAEFARLAGKDLDYVIDNAEQLAVEFAKKYSVCVVLKSHRTKVVFKNGKVFENVLGNSGMATGGTGDVLAGVITSFVCQGMSAENAALLGVYVHSLAADMASQSLGEYGLTPTDIINTLAYALKYLGG; this is encoded by the coding sequence ATGTCAATCGGCGTTGATATTTTAAAAATTTCACGGCTTGAAAAATTAGCGTCAAAGACTGAATTTTTAAACAAGCTGTTTTCACAAAAAGAAATTGAATATTTTAAGAGCCGCAGCTATAATATCAATACGGTTGCGGGCGCTTTTTGTGCAAAAGAGGCGCTCGCAAAGGCGATAGGCTGCGGTCTTTCGCGTTTGCCGTTAACCGAAATTTCGGTTGTGAGAGATGAACTCGGAAAGCCGTTTTTTGAATTTTCCGAAAAAGCAAAGGAAATACTTAAAACATACAGTGATAAAAATTTTGCGCTCACAATTTCGCACGACAACGATATGGCAGCAGCGGTTGTTTTTGCCGATTTTGACGAAAATCACACGCGCTTTGTGTCTGCGGTGCAAAAAAGCGACGTTGAAAATGGGAATATAATCTCGCTTGCAAAAGCTGTAAAGCTTTTGCCCAAGCGTGCGGAAAATTCGCACAAGGGCACGTTCGGCAGAGCGTTTGCTGTTGCCGGAAGCACGGGTTTTACGGGCGCGGCGCGTCTTGCGTGCGAGGCGATTTTAAAAACGGGGAGCGGTCTTATAACGCTCGGCACGCCGAGAAGTCTTAACAATATTTTTGAAATTACGCTCAAAGAGGTTATGACCTATCCTTTGTGCGACGACAACGGAGTTTTGACAAAAGACGCATTTGACGCAATACTGAAATTTTCGCAAAAATGCAATGTCTGCCTTATCGGGTGCGGAATGTCGCTTACCGACGGCACAAGATATATTGTTGAAAATATTGTTAAACAGTGCGAAAAACCGCTTGTTATCGACGCGGACGGAATAAATGCGCTGGCTTTGAATATAAATGTATTAACAAGCCATAGGCAGGAGATTGTTCTCACACCGCACATCGCGGAATTTGCACGTCTTGCCGGCAAAGATTTGGATTATGTCATTGATAATGCCGAACAGCTCGCAGTTGAATTTGCAAAAAAATACAGCGTCTGTGTTGTGCTTAAATCGCACCGAACAAAGGTTGTTTTCAAAAACGGAAAGGTTTTTGAAAACGTTCTCGGAAATTCGGGAATGGCGACGGGCGGTACGGGCGACGTTCTTGCAGGCGTTATAACTTCGTTTGTATGCCAGGGTATGAGCGCAGAAAATGCCGCGCTTTTGGGTGTTTACGTTCATTCGCTTGCGGCGGATATGGCATCGCAAAGTCTCGGTGAATACGGACTTACGCCGACCGACATTATAAACACGCTTGCCTATGCCTTAAAATATTTGGGAGGCTGA
- a CDS encoding RluA family pseudouridine synthase — MDKITLVCENGGERLDKFVKIDSLTRSAVQKLIEDGRVTVNGETARVSYKVCTGDVVEVSDFEPKELDVKPENIPLDIVYEDDELLVVNKGKNMVVHPAAGNYSGTLVNALLYHCKGNLSGINGVIRPGIVHRIDKDTSGLLLVAKTNRAHISLAEQIKEKSVKRRYICIANGVIETNRGVIDAPIGRHPTERKKMAVTSKNSKNAVTHFEVLERFCDYTYLTCRLETGRTHQIRVHLKYIGHPVLGDAVYGPKKNEFNLTSQVLHAKTIGFVHPVTGDYMEFDSEIPDYFNDILNVLRNK, encoded by the coding sequence ATGGATAAAATCACTCTTGTATGCGAAAACGGCGGCGAGAGATTGGATAAATTCGTAAAAATCGACTCGCTCACACGTTCTGCGGTGCAAAAGCTTATTGAGGACGGGCGCGTTACCGTAAACGGCGAAACGGCGCGCGTAAGCTATAAAGTCTGCACGGGCGACGTTGTGGAGGTTTCGGATTTTGAACCCAAAGAACTTGACGTTAAACCCGAAAACATACCGCTCGACATTGTGTATGAGGACGACGAGCTTTTGGTGGTAAACAAGGGTAAAAATATGGTTGTCCACCCTGCCGCGGGAAATTATTCCGGCACGCTTGTAAACGCGCTTTTGTACCATTGCAAGGGCAATTTAAGCGGAATAAACGGGGTTATCCGTCCGGGAATTGTCCACCGTATCGACAAAGATACGTCGGGACTTTTGCTTGTGGCAAAAACAAACCGCGCGCACATTTCGCTTGCCGAACAGATTAAGGAAAAAAGTGTAAAACGGCGCTATATCTGCATTGCAAACGGCGTTATAGAAACAAACAGGGGCGTTATCGACGCGCCGATAGGGCGTCACCCGACCGAGCGCAAAAAAATGGCGGTGACAAGCAAAAATTCAAAAAATGCCGTCACGCATTTTGAGGTTTTGGAACGGTTTTGCGATTACACATACCTTACCTGCCGTCTTGAAACGGGCAGAACGCACCAGATAAGGGTGCATTTGAAATATATCGGTCATCCCGTTTTGGGCGACGCGGTTTACGGTCCGAAAAAAAATGAATTTAACCTCACATCGCAGGTGCTCCACGCAAAAACAATCGGGTTTGTTCACCCCGTGACGGGTGATTATATGGAATTTGACAGCGAAATTCCCGATTATTTTAACGATATTTTAAATGTTTTAAGAAATAAATAA
- a CDS encoding MBL fold metallo-hydrolase, with the protein MMKITYLGQAGLLFDNGKIKIMTDPYLSNSVVRVNPRNYRRVPADESFLKIVPDVLVLTHNHLDHTDPDTLVHYICGEKSVTVLAPEAAFEEARKIGNKNQNYVKFNRHTEWTQDGVKFTSVLAAHSDPHPIGVIIDDGEKKYYITGDTLYNTDIFGDIPDGIDVLFMPVNGLGNNMNKTDAARFAKKINAKKVVPYHVGMFDDMTAEDLDVENKVIPTIYKEIEL; encoded by the coding sequence ATGATGAAAATTACTTATCTCGGACAGGCGGGACTTTTGTTTGACAATGGCAAAATCAAAATTATGACAGATCCGTATCTTTCAAACAGCGTTGTAAGAGTTAATCCGCGCAACTACCGCCGTGTGCCGGCGGACGAAAGTTTTCTTAAAATTGTTCCCGACGTCCTGGTGCTTACGCATAACCATCTTGACCACACCGACCCCGACACGCTTGTGCACTATATTTGCGGTGAAAAAAGCGTTACCGTGCTTGCGCCCGAGGCGGCTTTTGAAGAAGCGAGAAAAATAGGCAACAAAAATCAGAATTATGTTAAATTCAACCGTCACACTGAGTGGACGCAGGACGGCGTGAAATTTACTTCGGTGCTTGCCGCACATTCCGACCCGCACCCGATAGGCGTTATAATCGACGACGGCGAAAAGAAATACTACATCACCGGCGACACGCTGTATAATACCGATATTTTCGGCGATATTCCGGACGGTATAGATGTTTTGTTTATGCCGGTAAACGGACTGGGAAACAATATGAACAAAACCGACGCGGCGCGTTTTGCAAAAAAAATAAACGCCAAAAAGGTTGTACCGTATCACGTGGGAATGTTTGACGATATGACCGCGGAGGATTTGGACGTTGAAAATAAGGTTATTCCCACTATTTACAAGGAAATAGAGCTTTAA
- the cmk gene encoding (d)CMP kinase, whose protein sequence is MKIINVAIDGPSGAGKSTLARLAAKKFGFIYIDTGAMYRASALKMLNLKIDIKNDIPSVIKAIADTKIEISHIDGNQHIYLDGADVTNLIRTPEVSMGASNIAVIKEVRLKLVDLQREIAKNHSCIMDGRDIGTYVLPDADIKIFLTASAEKRAKRRFDELLEKGENVTFDEVLCDMKKRDKNDEERAFAPLKPAGDSILADTSELNLAESERLIENIISERLEK, encoded by the coding sequence ATGAAAATTATAAACGTTGCCATTGACGGCCCGTCGGGCGCAGGAAAAAGCACGCTGGCGCGTCTTGCGGCAAAAAAATTCGGGTTTATATACATAGACACGGGTGCGATGTACCGCGCGTCAGCATTAAAAATGCTGAATTTGAAAATTGACATAAAAAACGATATACCAAGCGTGATAAAGGCTATTGCCGATACGAAAATCGAAATTTCGCACATAGACGGTAATCAGCATATTTATCTTGACGGCGCGGACGTTACCAACCTTATAAGAACGCCCGAGGTGTCGATGGGCGCGTCAAATATTGCGGTCATAAAGGAAGTCCGCTTAAAGCTTGTGGATTTACAGCGCGAAATCGCGAAAAATCACAGCTGTATTATGGACGGGCGCGACATAGGAACATATGTTCTGCCCGATGCGGATATTAAAATTTTTCTCACCGCAAGTGCTGAAAAACGCGCAAAAAGGCGCTTTGACGAGCTTTTGGAAAAGGGAGAAAACGTCACGTTTGACGAGGTTTTGTGCGATATGAAAAAGCGTGACAAAAACGACGAGGAGCGTGCGTTTGCACCTCTTAAACCTGCCGGCGACAGTATTTTGGCGGATACGAGCGAGCTTAATCTTGCGGAGTCGGAGCGTCTTATTGAAAACATAATTTCTGAAAGATTGGAAAAATAG
- a CDS encoding BaiN/RdsA family NAD(P)/FAD-dependent oxidoreductase → MSVVCVIGGGPAGMMTAAVAAARGKKVVLTEKNNMLGKKLLITGKGRCNITNNADIEEFFKNVPRNSNFLYSAFYSFTNADLIRLLNKLGLETKVERGGRIFPVSDKSKDVLNALKKLLAKNGVVLYNSEVADILSEDGKKRVIFADKKSLLCDKVVIATGGVSYPSTGSTGDGYKFAQKFGHTVIPPKPSLVPLETKENVYPMMGLSLKNVVLSVYDGKKEIFSEMGEMLFTHYGISGPLVLSASSHIKPDRVSECKVFIDLKPALDEKTLDKRILRDFDEFKNKDFVNSLSKLLPQKMIAPVAEKSGIFEHKKVNEITKNERKNLVSAIKRFPLNIKDFRPVSEAIVTSGGVCVKEINPSTMESKLESGLFFAGEVIDVDAYTGGYNLQIAFSTGYLAGKNV, encoded by the coding sequence GTGAGTGTTGTTTGCGTTATAGGCGGAGGGCCTGCCGGAATGATGACCGCCGCGGTTGCCGCCGCGAGGGGCAAAAAAGTTGTGCTTACCGAAAAAAACAATATGCTTGGAAAAAAGCTTCTCATAACGGGCAAGGGACGCTGCAACATTACAAACAATGCCGATATTGAGGAATTTTTCAAAAATGTTCCGCGCAACTCAAATTTTTTATACAGCGCGTTTTATTCTTTCACAAATGCCGACCTTATACGGCTTTTAAACAAGCTCGGTCTTGAAACAAAAGTCGAGCGCGGAGGGAGAATTTTCCCTGTAAGCGATAAATCGAAAGATGTTTTGAACGCGCTGAAAAAACTGCTTGCAAAAAACGGCGTTGTACTTTACAACAGCGAGGTTGCCGATATTTTAAGCGAGGACGGCAAAAAGAGAGTGATTTTTGCCGACAAAAAAAGCCTTTTGTGCGACAAAGTTGTTATCGCAACCGGCGGTGTTAGTTATCCGTCCACTGGTTCGACGGGCGACGGATATAAATTCGCTCAAAAATTCGGTCATACCGTAATACCGCCCAAACCGTCGCTCGTACCGCTTGAAACAAAGGAAAATGTTTATCCTATGATGGGACTGTCATTGAAAAATGTTGTTTTAAGCGTATATGACGGCAAAAAAGAGATTTTTTCCGAAATGGGCGAAATGCTTTTCACGCATTACGGAATTTCGGGTCCGCTCGTTTTGAGCGCGAGCAGTCACATAAAACCCGACCGGGTGTCAGAGTGTAAGGTTTTTATAGATTTAAAACCGGCACTGGACGAAAAAACGCTGGACAAGCGCATTTTGCGCGATTTTGATGAATTTAAAAACAAGGATTTTGTAAATTCGCTGTCAAAACTCTTACCGCAGAAAATGATTGCCCCCGTTGCGGAAAAATCGGGGATTTTCGAGCACAAAAAGGTTAACGAAATAACAAAGAACGAACGAAAAAATCTTGTTTCGGCAATAAAGCGTTTTCCGCTTAACATAAAGGATTTCCGTCCCGTTTCCGAGGCAATTGTTACGTCGGGCGGAGTGTGCGTGAAAGAGATAAACCCGTCAACTATGGAGTCCAAGCTTGAAAGCGGACTGTTTTTCGCCGGCGAGGTTATCGACGTCGACGCGTATACAGGCGGTTACAATTTGCAGATTGCCTTTTCGACAGGTTATCTTGCAGGCAAAAACGTATAG
- a CDS encoding MurR/RpiR family transcriptional regulator yields the protein MEKDLIAEISARSDTFSKSHKKIADYIVKHYDKAAFITASKLGKVVGVSESTVVRFAVELGFGGYPKLQKALRELIRNKLTSVQRMEIIKTHIDEQNVLKSVLLSDMEKLKQTGEELDKDAFDGAVSTILNAENIYIIGARSCYSIANFLGFYLNLIFPNVKIISTNSASETFEQIYRIGENDVVVAISFPRYSRRTINALKYAHEKKSSIVAITDSQNSPITENASYTLTARCDMSTFVDSLVAPLSIINALIVALVIERKEEVGKTLSELEDIWDEYEVYEKYIK from the coding sequence ATGGAGAAAGATTTAATTGCCGAAATTTCGGCACGGTCGGATACCTTCAGCAAGAGTCACAAAAAAATTGCCGACTATATTGTAAAACATTATGACAAAGCGGCGTTCATCACTGCGTCAAAGCTTGGCAAGGTTGTGGGAGTGAGCGAGTCTACAGTTGTCCGCTTCGCGGTTGAGCTTGGTTTCGGGGGATATCCCAAACTTCAGAAGGCTCTGCGCGAGCTTATACGCAACAAGCTTACTTCCGTTCAGCGAATGGAAATAATAAAGACGCATATCGATGAGCAGAACGTTTTAAAATCGGTGCTTCTTTCGGATATGGAGAAGCTTAAACAAACGGGTGAGGAGCTTGATAAAGACGCATTTGACGGCGCGGTGTCAACAATTTTAAACGCCGAGAATATTTATATTATCGGCGCAAGAAGCTGTTATTCCATAGCGAATTTTCTGGGATTTTACCTTAATTTAATTTTTCCGAATGTTAAAATTATAAGCACAAACAGTGCGAGTGAAACGTTTGAGCAGATTTACAGAATAGGCGAAAACGACGTCGTTGTAGCGATTAGTTTTCCGCGTTATTCGCGCAGAACGATAAACGCGTTAAAATATGCGCACGAGAAAAAAAGCAGTATTGTTGCGATTACCGACAGTCAAAATTCGCCCATCACCGAAAACGCGAGCTACACGCTCACCGCTCGGTGCGATATGTCAACGTTTGTAGATTCGCTTGTCGCACCGCTTTCGATTATCAATGCGCTTATTGTCGCGCTTGTTATCGAACGCAAGGAGGAGGTCGGAAAAACGCTTTCCGAACTTGAGGATATTTGGGACGAATACGAGGTTTACGAGAAATACATAAAATAA
- a CDS encoding twitching motility protein PilT → MVNLIVGKKGTGKTKMMLDRVNEAIDTAHGNVVFINSGDRHVYQLNYAVRLIDAAEYAIKTYNEFICFINGALSQNYDITHIFVDSLFKVVDDDIKGLDGFIEKIDKIAKDKNINFTITVSAAKSELPEKVYGYIV, encoded by the coding sequence ATGGTTAATTTAATCGTTGGAAAAAAAGGTACGGGAAAGACCAAAATGATGCTTGACAGAGTTAACGAGGCTATTGACACCGCGCACGGAAATGTTGTGTTCATAAACTCGGGCGACAGGCACGTTTACCAGCTCAATTATGCGGTTCGCCTTATCGACGCGGCAGAGTATGCAATCAAGACGTACAATGAGTTTATATGCTTTATAAACGGCGCTCTTTCGCAGAATTACGATATTACCCATATTTTTGTTGACAGTCTTTTCAAGGTTGTTGACGACGATATTAAAGGTCTTGACGGTTTTATAGAAAAAATCGACAAAATCGCGAAGGATAAAAACATCAATTTCACAATCACAGTCAGCGCAGCTAAATCGGAGCTTCCCGAAAAGGTTTACGGTTATATCGTTTAA